ggaggctgTCCCAGGAGACGGGCGGAACTGCCCGCTGGAAGGGGCGGGCCCCCTCGGGAGGGATGCAAGGGGACCTCACCtgtcccacccccactcccaccccatcctCCCTGTCCCCGGGCCCAGGGGCCTACAGCATCAGCTCTGGCACCCAGCTGATCCGCGAGGACGTGGCGCGGTACATTGAGCGGCGCGATGGAGGCATTCCCGCCGACCCCAATAACATCTTCCTGTCCACGGGGGCCAGCGACGCCATCGTGGTAGGCCGGGGCAGCGCGGGAAGACACCGCGGCTCCTAGTGCGCGGCCGAGCGGCTCGGCTCGTCCTGGCACGGCGGCGCCCGGGGCGGGGGACGGGTGCAGCCCTCGGCCCGCCAaccccacctccctatcccacccgcaGACGTTGCTGAAGTTGCTGGTGGCCGGCGAGGGTCGCACGCGCACGGGCGTGCTCATTcccatccctcagtatccactcTACTCCGCCGCGCTGGCCGAGCTCAACGCGGTGCAGGTGGACTACTACCTGGACGAGGAGCGCGCCTGGGCGCTCGACGTGGCCGAGCTGCGGCGCGCGCTGCTCCAGGCGCGTGACCACTGTCGCCCCCGCGCGCTCTGCATCATCAACCCCGGCAACCCCACCGGTGtgcgcccccgcccgcccccgcccgAACAGGCACCCCTGCCCACTGCGCTGGGTCAGCCTGGCCCTCCGCCCGCCGCCCCGCGGAGAGCAGTGCGCCCCCTTCAGCTGACCCCGGACCCGTCTGTGCCCCAGGGCAGGTACAGACCCGCGAGTGCATTGAGGCCGTGATCCGCTTCGCCTTTGAGGAGGGGCTTTTCCTGTTGGCTGATGAGGTGCTGGTCGGGGCCCCTGCAGGGAGGGGTCGGAGGGCGGCGGCGCACGCCCCCGTGACGCACCCCGCTgtcgcccgtccgcccgtccagGTGTACCAAGACAACGTGTACGCCGAGGGCTCGCAGTTCCACTCGTTCAAGAAGGTGCTCACGGAGATGGGGCCGCCATACGCGACGCGGCAGGAGCTCGCCTCTTTCCACTCGGTCTCCAAGGGCTACATGGGCGAGTGCGTGCTggctgggcgggcggggccgggcacCCGGGCCGCGGCCTGGCTCACCTCGCCCGCCAGGCCGGCTCCTCCTTGCCGGCCCTGCCTCGACGCCCGCCCTCGCCTCGCAGGTGCGGTTTCCGCGGCGGCTACGTAGAGGTGGTGAACATGGACGCAGCGGTGCAGCAGCAGATGCAGAAGCTGCGGAGCGTGCGCCTGTGCCCGCCCACGCCGGGCCAGGTCCTGCTAGACGTGGCGGTCAGCCCACCCGCGCCCTCCGACCCCTCCTTCGCGCAGTTCCAGGCGGTGAGTGGGCGGGGCCGCGGGGGTCAGGGCGCCGCGCCTCTGGCCCAGACTGACCGGCCTTCTCTCCACGGCCGCAGGAGAGGCGGGCGGTGCTGGCTGAGCTGGCGGCCAAGGCCAAGCTTACGCAGCAGGTCTTCAACGAGGCTCCCGGCATCCGCTGCAACCCGGTGCAGGGAGCCATGTACTCCTTCCCGCGCGTGCAGCTGCCCCCGCGCGCCGTACAGCGCGCTCAGGTCCGGCGTGCGGCGTGCGGCGTGCGGGACGGGGCGGGACGGGGCgggacggggcggggcggggcggtgcCCGCGCGGCCTGGGACGCCCCGCCCTGACCCGCCCCTCCGCCCGCCGCCAGGAGCTGGGCCTGGCTCCCGACATGTTCTTTTGCCTGCGCCTCCTGGAGGAGACCGGCATCTGCGTGGTGCCTGGCAGTGGCTTCGGGCAGCGGGAAGGCACCTACCACTTCCGGTGAGGCTGGGCCCCCGCAGCCCCTCCCCGCGACCCCCACCCCATTCGCTTACCTTCTTCCCCCTTTTAGGATGACCATTCTGCCCCCCATGGAGAAGCTGCGGCCCTTGCTGGAAACGCTGAGCCAGTTCCACGCCAAGTTCACTCGCGAGTACTCCTGAGGACACCGctgggggccaggctgggccGGACAGCGCTCAGGGTCCTGGGGTCTCAGGAGCCCTCGGGACTTGCTCCTGCTGCCTGTGTGGCTGGGCCCCTGTCTCTCTTCAGGCCGCTAATAAAGCAGTGGGCTGGCTTGGCTGCTTGGAGGCTGTGTGCACACCTGTATGCGCCTCTGCCGCCGTGCCCACTCCTGACTGCTTTTCTGTGTGGGGTTCTGtgcaggcctgggggcccgggaggagtggtcagggagggcttccaggGGAGGTGACCTTCTTACAGGATGGACTTGGCGGCATGGGTTGAGAGCACTGGGAACCGGAGAGACCGTGAGGACTCAAGGGGGCGGTCTTGGTTCCCGTAACCGGGCGCGGGCCGTGGTGCTGCCACTTTGGACAGCTGGAGGAGCGGTGGTGCCGGCCCaagagcagggaggggaggaagagcaaACGGGTCtcgctttaccatgttgtgtgtggtgtgtgacGTCCATGTGCAAATGCAGTTCTTGGGCTGGGAAGCAGTGAGAGGGGAGGCCCCCTCCCGAGCTGGGGCACCCAAAGGCAAGTTCGGGGGAAGAGAGCAGGGAAGATGCCGAGGAAGAGGTGCCTGTGGAGCTCTGGGCTGAAGGACCTGGGCTAGGGGCTGGCGGGCAGCCCTGTGTCCTTGACACTGGCGCTTGAGGATGtgcatgccagacactgttgtgGATCACTGTACAAAGGGCCCTCTCTGGTGGGCACTGTAgtctccatttcatagatgagaaaacctgGGCTCCAAAAAtgtgtggagggcttccctggtggcgcagtggttgagagtctgcctgccaatgcaggggacacgggttcgtgccccggtccgggaggatcccacatgccgcggagcggctgggcccgtgagccgtggctgcagagcctgcgcgtccggagcctgtgctccgcaacgggagaggccacagcagtgagaggcccgcgtaccgcaaaaaaattaaataaaataaaaaatgtgtgtaAATGAAAGGAAGCTCACTTCCCGTGGCCTCAGCAGCTGACGGAATGTCTTGGCTCAAGTATCTACGAGTTGGTTTAGGGGTTGGCAGGTCTCAGCGACCCACGGGCTTAGGGAGAGTATTGGCCAAGGCCCCAGCTCCACTCTGGATGCGGTTCTTAACCATAGTACCTGCTTCACTatctcctctgggcctcaggtgcCCCACACAGCAAGACTCTGGgcaggagagggcaggggaggtgcaggtttctcattgggTGAGCACCACCCTCTCCAAGGCTAGCTGGGGTCAGGCTGGGGGCGGCCTGGACTGGCTCTCCCGGCCTTGTCACTGGACACTAGAGGGCGTTTCGGGCAGCAACCGGGTGCCTCCTTGGGCTGAACGTGGGCTCAGGCCTTTCCCACGAACTTCCTGCCTTCCACGACGCTCTGCGGCCACTGGCCTGGGGAGGGCGCCGAGACCACTAGCACAGCGAGGTGAGGGTCCAGCAGCCGAAGTAAGCGGTAGTAGACAGTGGGTCCTCCGTGGGGGGCCCAGTGGACCCTGCGGCCACCAGGCTCCAGGTGAGACACCAGGAAGCACTTCCGGAGAGTTAGGGTCTGGAGACCGGGTCTGATAGCCCTAGGATGGGCCCCGGGTTCGGCCGCTTCCGACGTTCGAGGACAGCTGGCCACCGGGGGCGCCAGAAGGCGGCCGGCGCTCTAGCCCGCCCGCGTTCTCTATGGCCGCCGCGTCTCCGGGTTGCGCCGCCCGGGCCAGAGCGCTGCCGCAGCGCCGCCGTGGAGGAGGCCTGCAGTACTTTGGGGTTCTGACGCCCCCAGGACCCAAGGGCGCGGGTGCGGACGCCAGCTTGTCCAACCCTGGCCCAGCCCCAGAGCCATGCCGCTCTGTGACCCCTGACCCCATCCCGACCGGACCGGACAACCCTCGGGAGCACGCTGCCCCCACTCTGAGTGGGACCTCTCATGCCGCCCAGGCCGGCCTTGAACCCAGGCCCAGCCACTAGAGCTTGGgccccagcccccggcccagcGCCCCGCCTCCTCGCCATGCGTTGGAAGCTGCTGCCGCTGGCCGGCCTTTACCTGGTGCAGGGCCTGCCCTATGGGCTGCAGTCTGGGCTGCTGCCCGTGCTGCTGCGGGCCCGCGGCCTCTCCCTGACACGCGTGGGACTGGCCAAGGCGCTGTACGCACCGTGGCTGTTCAAACTTGTGTGGGCCCCGCTGGTGGACACTCGGGGCTCCCCAAGGGCCTGGCTGACGCTCAGCACGGCTGCTCTGGGCCTGGTGTGTGGGCTGCTGGCATCCCACCCTCCCGCCGCAGCTGGTCAGGCCGGGCTGCCTGTCACCGTGGCGGGGCTGCTTCTGCTGCTGAATCTGGCTGCAGCCGTGCAGGATGTGGCCCTGGACATGCTGGCTGTGCGGCTGCTGGAACCCACAGAGCTGGGGCCTGGCAACACGGTGCAGGTGGTCGCGTACAAGCTGGGGGCGGTGCTGGCTGGGGGTGGGCTGCTGGCCTTTGGGCCCACCCTCTCCTGGCCCCGGCTCTTTCTGCTCCTGGCTGCAACTTACTGGTTGGCTGCTGCCTTGACCTGGGTGGCACCAGCCCTGCGACAGCTTCCCACACCTCTGCCCTCAGAACACCCCCGACACACCCTGCACCTTGGGCAGGACTTGCTGGCCGTGCCTGGGACCCTGTGGACAGTGGGCTTCGTGCTCACCTACAAGCTGGGTGAGTCAGGAACAGCAAGGGCGGGTCCCCAGGAGCCCCGGAACTCACTTGCAGGGCTGCCTTTCCTCTTTGGGGTCTGACCTGAAGTCTGGAGCCCAGCCCGGCCCTCTGCAGGTCCAGCTCCAGCCACACTCCCTTGGGCCTCTCCAAGCTGCTTCACGCTGACCCCGAGCGTCATCGAAGCTCAGCCCCTGCTGTCTCCTGGCATCTGTGGCCAAGGaagaaggcagggctgggggagtgTGACTGAGGCCCAGGTGGAGGTGTGCCAGCCACCGCTGCTGACTCTCTCTGCAGGTGAGCAGGGCACCAGCGGTCTCTTCCCACTGCTCTTGCTGGACTGCGGCATCTCTGCCCCAGAGCTGGGGCTGTGGAATGGTGTGGGTGCTGTGGCCTGCTCCATTGCTGGCTCGTCCCTGGGTGGGGCCCTCCTGGCCAGGCGCCGGTGAGCCCCCCCTcagcctgccctgcccacccgtctccccttccttcctcacgCCCTCTGACCTGCCCCATCACCCCACCCCAGGCAGCCACTGCCCCTGTTGAAGTCAGCGCTTCAGTTCCGTCTTGGGGGCCTGGCCTGCCAGACTGCCATGCTCTTTCACCTGGACAGCCCTGGGGCCAGCCTGGCCCCCTGCACAGTCCTGAGAGGTGAGGGGTGGGCCACAGCGGGGAGGAGCTTGGAGTCCTGGGCCCTGCTGACCTCAGCCCTCCCAGGGACAGCCCTGCTGAGCCTGTGTCTGCAGCACTTCCTGGGGGGCCTGGTCACAACCACCACCTTCACCCTGATGATGCGCTGCAGCCAGCTGGCACCAAGTGCCCTGCAGGTGAGGGGGTGTGGCTGCAACACAAGGGGCTGCAGGACTGGAGTCCGAGCAGGTCCTGGTGTgactcccccgcccccagcaggcCACACACTATAGTCTCCTGGCCACTCTGGAGCTGCTGGGGAAGCTGCTGATGGGCACGCTGGCTGGAGCCCTGGCTGACAGCCTGGGGCCACGCCTCTGCTTCTCCGTCTTCCTGGCTCTCTCAGCCGCGCCCGTGCTGTACCTGGGCCTCGCGCCCAGCACCCTGGCCTGAACTGGGCGGCCAGACTTACCAATAAAGCGGAGCGTGCCTTTGCGCCGTGTCTGGAACGAGCGGCGTGCAAGGTTGTGCTCAGACCGTGGGGCTGCCCGCGCCAGAACAAGTGTCCGGGAAAATGACTCGAGCGTCTTTTATTCTGCACTTTGGGGTCTCCTTGCCCCCATGCTACTGGTGGCGGCCTTTGTCAGAGTGGTTGGTCGCTGTCCTGGCCACTGATATCTACACCCATCTTTGCCTTGAGGACCTGCTGCACCTGACACCCCCCATGCTGTGGCCACGCGGTCCCTGCTCAGGCCAGTGTCTGTGACGTGGGGGAACTGGGTCCTTCTGCGGCAGGGTGGTCAGCAGCCCCACAATAGGATCTCCTCTGTGGCCAGGTGCACGAGGGCATGGAAGCTCAGGTGCAGGTACTTTCTCCAGAAGCGCTGGTCCCGCCCGTACACCTGGGCTGGATAGCAGGGGCTTCCTGCAGTGGGAGGGGACACGGCTCTGAGGATTCTGGCCAGGtctgccccccagcccccaccttaCTCAGGGCTGGGCCTCCCAGGTCCGCACCGATGCCGTGGAAAACCCGGGCCACAGCCCTGCCCGAGAAGCGCTGCTCTGGCCACGAGGACAGGAGGTGGCGGACGTCCCGGCGGATCTGGTCCTCCCAGTCCTGGAGCTGCCAGGGGACACACGTGGCATGCTGTGCCGCAGTGCTCAGTGAGGGGCGGGGGGCAGGTGTGTGCCTGCAGCTGGGGGTGCGTCCTCTCTGCAActcctctccccctgcccccaccccggaGGCCCCGACACTCACCCTGGCCTGTCCTGGCTCTGGGTCCTCCTCAGCCTCCACGCCCCCCGGCGCTTCTAACTCTTCCTCGAAGTAGTGGCTGAGCAGGGCCTTGAGCCTGCCGCTGCGAGCCTCATCGGGCTGCTCCAGACACGGCCCGCAACTGGGGAAGGCCAcgctggggtggggagagcctGTCAGAGCGGCCCGCCTTGGGGAGGATGGGatggcccaggccctgcccaccccctcctgCACCTGTGAAAAGCCCGGAAGGTGCGGTGCAGGTGGGTCAGGGCTTCTCGCTCACGGGCCTGCACGCGGCCGTGCAGGAAGTCACAGATCTGGTCCCTCTCCTGGGCTGTCAGGTCCCCGGGACTGTGCAGGTGGAAGGCCAGCTCCCGGAACTCCACCAGCACCCCCGTGCCCCGAGGCACACCTGCCAGATAGGGTGTCAGAAACTAGCAGAAAGGCGGCAAACAGGCAGcaagcagggctgggggcaggcgcACCTGTCCCGGGCTCTGGATCCCACCGCAGCTGGTGGAGAGCCTGCCGCACGGGAGCCAGCTCCCAGCCCATGGAGTCTGCCAGCTCGACCATGTCCAGCTCCACAGAACAGCTTCCCCCACCTGTCTTCTTGGGGCACTGCCGGGCCAAACACACAGCCAGGGGGGGACACCTGTACCAGGGGAAGGGACATGTGACTGGCAGCCCTGGTTCTCTGTCCCTGTCCTGAGCCCGGGGTGGGACGTACACTCACCTGCGGGCCAGGGCCTGGAGCTGGGTGGGGCCGCCGGGGCAGCGCAGGTGGCAGTAGGCATAGGTGGGCGCCAGCAGCTTCAGCCAACGCTGTGGGTGCAGCTCAAGGTAGCACAGCAGAGTCTCGATGGCTGGGGGCAGAGCAGGGCTCAGAAGACGCGGGGATGCCGGGGTGTCCCCACACCCCACCTCTCACGCTCCCTGCTCCTCACCCTCCTCGGGCATGTCCAGGGCTTGCACGCTTGGCTGCACCGGCAGCGCCCGCTTGTGGCCCGGGCACCGGCTTGTGCGCTCGAGGCTGAGGTGGTCAGCATCCTGGGGAGATGTAGCCACAAGGACCCTGGCCGAGTGCCTTTCCCGGCTTTCGTCTCCCTGCTGCTCTGGGGGCTGCCGGGCACAAGCACAGGGAGGGAACGCGCGCTGCACCAGCCTCTTCACGGCGAGGAAGTCGATGACGTTGGCATGAACGTGTCTGCGCAGCTCCCACAGATCCTCACCCTGCAGCAGAGCAGCATGAATGCGGGGCCGCagccgggggcggggctgggggagtgGGGGCGGGACGGGTACCCACCTGGGGCCGGAGGAAGACGTGGCAGTGTGCAGGCTGCCCGTCACGCCCAGCCCGGCCCACAGCCTGCACGTAGTTCTCAAAGCTTGGGGGCAACCCCACGTGCAGCACGGCCCGCACATCTGGCCGGTCCAGCCCCATCCCGAAGGCCACCGTGGCCACCACCACCCGCAGCCGGCCTTCCATGAAGGCCCGCTGTACCCGCCGCCGCTCCCGGCCGCCCATGCCGGCGTGGTAGGCTTCAGCCACAGCCTCCGGGGCTCGGCCTGCAGGGAAGACCCACAGTGGTCAGGTGGGGCATGTGCCCGGGGCCCATCTGTGGGGTGCAGGCCTGCCTCCACCTCACCTCGGGATCCTGGGTCCTGGGCCTCACGCAGGCAGGTGCGCAGCAGGGCAGCGACACGCTCTGTGTCCTCTCGCCTGTTACAGTAGACGATGACAGAGTCCAGGGCACGGAAACGATCACTTTGCAGCAGCGTCACCAGAGCCTGGAGAGGACGGGGGTCAGCATGGGCAGTCGGAAGGCAGGGCCTCTGCTCGGCCTGCGCGTGCATGCTTACCTGGTCTGGGTCCCTGTCCGAAGACACAGAGAGGTGCAGGTTGGCGGGGATGGTGCCCAGCCCCCTGAGGATAGACTCTTCGGCCACGCCCAGGTGCCGGGCCACATCGAGGGCGGTGCTGCGCGTGGCCGTGGCTGTGAGACCCAGGAAGCAGCCGATACCCGTGCCGTCACGCAACACCTATGTGGAGAGGAGTGGTGAGATGCCCAACCTTCCTCGGTCTGCTCACAGAGCaacccccccgccgcccccccgcACAAGGCTTACCTGGCAGACACGCAGGTAGCAGGGCCGGAAGTTGTGGGACCACTGGGAGAGGCAGTGGGCCTCATCGATGCAGACAAAGGCAACCCGTGGCAGCTGAGCAAGGAGGGCGGCGCCCCCCGCCCCAACTAGCGCCTCTGGCGACAGCATCAGCACTTGCACCCGGGCTGACCGAACCTGAGGGTGACGGCAAGGTCAGGAGCGCCGCCAAGGGGGCCTGCCTGCTGCCTCTGCTGCTCTCGCCCTGTGAGGGCCCCTTACCTTCTGCAGGGCAGAGTCCCGCTCCTTCTTGGTCATCCCCGAGTGGATGCAGACCGccttcaggcctgggggcaggCCAGAAACCTGCAGGCACAGGAGCACAGCCTGCCACAGGCCACCAGCCCTGGCCCTTCCCCACGTGCCTCTTAGAACGGTTTGGCCGGACAACTATTGCTGTGTTCCCTCCAGGATCTCTGGGAGAAAAACCCAGGTCCTGGGTCCTATGACTAAGGGTTCAGAGCCACCTGTGGACTTTGACTCAGGAGCACTGGAGACAGGTCCCAGTGGggatgcccccctcccccaagctgCTCCTCTTGTGGGTGGGCCTGGGTCTAGCCAGCTGTGTCCCTGCTGCCTTTGGGCCACTGCCAGCTTATAGACAGAGCTGAGAATGGCCTGGCGACTTGCcactcgggggtgggggtggggcaagaAGCAGTAGCCCAAGTGGGTCAACAGAGCCATGGGTACCAACTCTTGCTTTCCGCACCTACCCCAGCACCCTGTCCACCAACCTGGCTGTCCATGAGCGACATGAGAGGAGAGACGACCACCGTGAGGCAGGGGCTTCGCCGGAAGTAGAGCAGCGCAGGGAGCTGGTAGCACAGGGACTTACCCGCCCCTGTGGGCAGCACCAGCAGCGTGGACATGCCTAGGTTTTACCAAGGGTCAAGAGCACAGCTCTGTGGCCCAGTCTCAGTCCCACCGCGCCCCCTGCCGGCCACACTCACCAGACAGGATCCGCATGACCACACGCTCCTGCAAAGGGTAGAAGGCTTGGTGTCCCAGCTGCTCCAGGGCCTGAAACACCTCAGCTGGCGTGTCTGTGGACACGGGTATCAGTCAGCATGGCCCCGAGTCGCCCCCAACCCCCAGTCAAGGCTCTGCAGCTGGTACGCGTCTACTTACCTACCACCTGCCCCAAAGGCCCTGGCGGATAGAGTGGTGGCACAGGAGGTGGACAAGGAGCCTTGGGCACAGATTGCCCTGTGGGCACCAGCTGCTCAGGCCCCACAGGCTCTGTGTCTTCTTCACCTGCCGAGAGCAGATAAGACAGGGTAGGATAGGAGCTCCGGACTGGTCTGGGATCACTCTGGCAAGAAAGCCACTTGTTACAACCTCTCCACCTCTTTGCTCACCAGAGAGCTGGCGGCAGGCAGCACCCATTCTCTGGGACACTTTCTCGAACATGGCCTGGGTCTGTGTGCCACCCTCATCCTTGCCACCCTCCTTCTGAGGGGACAGAGTAAGTTCTGGACCAGTGGCAGGAGTTAGGAGGGCCTTTTGCTTGAGCGAGAGCTGCCTCCTCAAAGAGCAAAACAACTCCGGCAAGCAGCGctggccccagccccgccccagggCAGAGGCCTCACCTGGCTGAGGGCCCTGGGGTGTCCAGTGCCTGAGCTGCCCACACGGGGAGCAAGAATCCTGGGCTGTGGCTCTGCGCTGACCACCCCCAAAACACTCTCCTTTCTTCTGCCACTTCTGCTTCCATACCTGGTGGGGACACAAAGGAGACTCACAGAGCAAGAAGCAAGGTAGGTGGGCGGGAGCACCTGGCACTACCCTCTCACCTGCTTGCGAAGAAGCCTGCCCCTTGAGGCCGGGCCTCGTACGTAGCGTTTCTGCTTCATGTTGAGCCGCACATAGTTCCCTCTGTCCTGGACAACAGATCTAGAAGAGACGCACAGGTCGACTGCACCCACGGCCCTCCCCACCATGGCGCAACTGAGAGCGACGCTGCTGGGAGGCTAGGGTAGTGatacctgggggctgggggcttgcTGGGGGGCTGTGCCTGCACAGGCTGCTCTGGACAGTTTTCTGCAGGCACTGCAGCCCCAGCTCCCGCAGGCAGGGGTCCTGCTTGGCCGCTGTCCTGCTGGGtctgtgcagggcttccctccAGCTCCCCACTCCATCTCCGCTTCTTGCCTTGACAGGTACCAGGCTGGGGGTTCCCTGCACTGATACCAGCTGCTAGTAGGGTTGGAGTCTCTGGGTCCTGTAAAGGCACCTCAAGGCCAGCGCTGGGACCGAGGACAGATGCAACACCTGGAGTAAGAAGCTGGGACTCCTCTGCACCCAGGCAAGGCTGGCAGGCCCTGGAAACCCCCAGAAAATCTGGGGTCCCGTTGTGACACCGCTGCAGCCAGCCTGGGTCTAGGGAACCCAGCCGCAGGCTCAGGGATGCCCTCAGCTGCTGgggccggcctggcctcagctgGGGCCTGGGAGGCTGGGGGGGCACCTCACTGACTTCTTCTGGAGAGATGGTGGCAGCTCCTGTGCCTGGTGGCCCTGGGGAAGGCATCTTGGAGGAGGATCTTCGTGTAAGCCGGGGTATTCGGCCCAGGGCTGGCCCAGCCTGGGAGGAAGAGATAAGTAGGCAGGAACTCAGGCCCTTGGGGGTGCTGCAGACTCTGAAACCGGCTGGAGGCCCCACCTGTAACAGCTGGGCAATGTGAGAAACTTAAGGTTGGGACATAAAAGAAGTTGAGAGCAGAGGCTGACGCTAAGCTCTTCTGGAGAGCTGTGCCCTAGCAAATGCTGCagttgtgtgtgtgcacgtgaaTACGTGTGGAAGACTTAACAGGGCTGGGTGTCTGCTAATCCTGCTCCTGGGCTAAGAGTAGCTCTGGACCCAGGCTGGATGCAGTGCCTGCCCgaccctcacctgcagactgCCCTTCAGATTGGCCTTAAGCCTCTTCCCGTAGTCCTGCACAGATCCCTGAGAACTGAGCCTTGTCGTAGGATGGGGGCTCTGGGTCGCGGACCGATTCAGGTGGGGCCCCCAGCAGCTGGGCTCCAGCATCTGCAGGAAGAGACGATAGAGACCTAGGACACGGAAAGGCTGGCATAGGGGGGAACAGAGGTGTCTCCAGCCCTGGAGAACTGGGGGCGGGGGCTGTCCTTCCTCCACCCTGTCAGCCCGCCCCCTGAGTTCTTTGCTCCACAGAGCCTGGGTCACGACTCCTCCTGGATCCGGCATACAGGAAGTTGACCGATAGGCTGGGATGTCGAGCCCGGGTACCTCCTCGGCCGCCGCCGCGGGAAGCGACTGCTCCGAGCCGTGAGGCCCGACGCCGCCGGTCTGACCCAGTGCCTCCTTCAGGATGCGGTACTCCCGGTAGAGCGCTGAGGGCGAGGCCGGGGGGGGGTGTCGGTGTTCAGGAGGCAGGGCTCGGCTGGGCGTGGGGGT
This genomic window from Kogia breviceps isolate mKogBre1 chromosome 17, mKogBre1 haplotype 1, whole genome shotgun sequence contains:
- the MFSD3 gene encoding major facilitator superfamily domain-containing protein 3 isoform X8, producing the protein MPPRPALNPGPATRAWAPAPGPAPRLLAMRWKLLPLAGLYLVQGLPYGLQSGLLPVLLRARGLSLTRVGLAKALYAPWLFKLVWAPLVDTRGSPRAWLTLSTAALGLVCGLLASHPPAAAGQAGLPVTVAGLLLLLNLAAAVQDVALDMLAVRLLEPTELGPGNTVQVVAYKLGAVLAGGGLLAFGPTLSWPRLFLLLAATYWLAAALTWVAPALRQLPTPLPSEHPRHTLHLGQDLLAVPGTLWTVGFVLTYKLGEQGTSGLFPLLLLDCGISAPELGLWNGVGAVACSIAGSSLGGALLARRRQPLPLLKSALQFRLGGLACQTAMLFHLDSPGASLAPCTVLRGTALLSLCLQHFLGGLVTTTTFTLMMRCSQLAPSALQATHYSLLATLELLGKLLMGTLAGALADSLGPRLCFSVFLALSAAPVLYLGLAPSTLA
- the MFSD3 gene encoding major facilitator superfamily domain-containing protein 3 isoform X2 yields the protein MPPRPALNPGPATRAWAPAPGPAPRLLAMRWKLLPLAGLYLVQGLPYGLQSGLLPVLLRARGLSLTRVGLAKALYAPWLFKLVWAPLVDTRGSPRAWLTLSTAALGLVCGLLASHPPAAAGQAGLPVTVAGLLLLLNLAAAVQDVALDMLAVRLLEPTELGPGNTVQVVAYKLGAVLAGGGLLAFGPTLSWPRLFLLLAATYWLAAALTWVAPALRQLPTPLPSEHPRHTLHLGQDLLAVPGTLWTVGFVLTYKLVWSPARPSAGPAPATLPWASPSCFTLTPSVIEAQPLLSPGICGQGRRQGWGSVTEAQVEVCQPPLLTLSAGEQGTSGLFPLLLLDCGISAPELGLWNGVGAVACSIAGSSLGGALLARRRQPLPLLKSALQFRLGGLACQTAMLFHLDSPGASLAPCTVLRGEGWATAGRSLESWALLTSALPGTALLSLCLQHFLGGLVTTTTFTLMMRCSQLAPSALQATHYSLLATLELLGKLLMGTLAGALADSLGPRLCFSVFLALSAAPVLYLGLAPSTLA
- the MFSD3 gene encoding major facilitator superfamily domain-containing protein 3 isoform X4, whose amino-acid sequence is MPPRPALNPGPATRAWAPAPGPAPRLLAMRWKLLPLAGLYLVQGLPYGLQSGLLPVLLRARGLSLTRVGLAKALYAPWLFKLVWAPLVDTRGSPRAWLTLSTAALGLVCGLLASHPPAAAGQAGLPVTVAGLLLLLNLAAAVQDVALDMLAVRLLEPTELGPGNTVQVVAYKLGAVLAGGGLLAFGPTLSWPRLFLLLAATYWLAAALTWVAPALRQLPTPLPSEHPRHTLHLGQDLLAVPGTLWTVGFVLTYKLVWSPARPSAGPAPATLPWASPSCFTLTPSVIEAQPLLSPGICGQGRRQGWGSVTEAQVEVCQPPLLTLSAGEQGTSGLFPLLLLDCGISAPELGLWNGVGAVACSIAGSSLGGALLARRRQPLPLLKSALQFRLGGLACQTAMLFHLDSPGASLAPCTVLRGTALLSLCLQHFLGGLVTTTTFTLMMRCSQLAPSALQATHYSLLATLELLGKLLMGTLAGALADSLGPRLCFSVFLALSAAPVLYLGLAPSTLA
- the MFSD3 gene encoding major facilitator superfamily domain-containing protein 3 isoform X3 produces the protein MPPRPALNPGPATRAWAPAPGPAPRLLAMRWKLLPLAGLYLVQGLPYGLQSGLLPVLLRARGLSLTRVGLAKALYAPWLFKLVWAPLVDTRGSPRAWLTLSTAALGLVCGLLASHPPAAAGQAGLPVTVAGLLLLLNLAAAVQDVALDMLAVRLLEPTELGPGNTVQVVAYKLGAVLAGGGLLAFGPTLSWPRLFLLLAATYWLAAALTWVAPALRQLPTPLPSEHPRHTLHLGQDLLAVPGTLWTVGFVLTYKLVWSPARPSAGPAPATLPWASPSCFTLTPSVIEAQPLLSPGICGQGRRQGWGSVTEAQVEVCQPPLLTLSAGEQGTSGLFPLLLLDCGISAPELGLWNGVGAVACSIAGSSLGGALLARRRQPLPLLKSALQFRLGGLACQTAMLFHLDSPGASLAPCTVLRGTALLSLCLQHFLGGLVTTTTFTLMMRCSQLAPSALQQATHYSLLATLELLGKLLMGTLAGALADSLGPRLCFSVFLALSAAPVLYLGLAPSTLA
- the MFSD3 gene encoding major facilitator superfamily domain-containing protein 3 isoform X1, giving the protein MPPRPALNPGPATRAWAPAPGPAPRLLAMRWKLLPLAGLYLVQGLPYGLQSGLLPVLLRARGLSLTRVGLAKALYAPWLFKLVWAPLVDTRGSPRAWLTLSTAALGLVCGLLASHPPAAAGQAGLPVTVAGLLLLLNLAAAVQDVALDMLAVRLLEPTELGPGNTVQVVAYKLGAVLAGGGLLAFGPTLSWPRLFLLLAATYWLAAALTWVAPALRQLPTPLPSEHPRHTLHLGQDLLAVPGTLWTVGFVLTYKLVWSPARPSAGPAPATLPWASPSCFTLTPSVIEAQPLLSPGICGQGRRQGWGSVTEAQVEVCQPPLLTLSAGEQGTSGLFPLLLLDCGISAPELGLWNGVGAVACSIAGSSLGGALLARRRQPLPLLKSALQFRLGGLACQTAMLFHLDSPGASLAPCTVLRGEGWATAGRSLESWALLTSALPGTALLSLCLQHFLGGLVTTTTFTLMMRCSQLAPSALQQATHYSLLATLELLGKLLMGTLAGALADSLGPRLCFSVFLALSAAPVLYLGLAPSTLA
- the MFSD3 gene encoding major facilitator superfamily domain-containing protein 3 isoform X7 is translated as MPPRPALNPGPATRAWAPAPGPAPRLLAMRWKLLPLAGLYLVQGLPYGLQSGLLPVLLRARGLSLTRVGLAKALYAPWLFKLVWAPLVDTRGSPRAWLTLSTAALGLVCGLLASHPPAAAGQAGLPVTVAGLLLLLNLAAAVQDVALDMLAVRLLEPTELGPGNTVQVVAYKLGAVLAGGGLLAFGPTLSWPRLFLLLAATYWLAAALTWVAPALRQLPTPLPSEHPRHTLHLGQDLLAVPGTLWTVGFVLTYKLGEQGTSGLFPLLLLDCGISAPELGLWNGVGAVACSIAGSSLGGALLARRRQPLPLLKSALQFRLGGLACQTAMLFHLDSPGASLAPCTVLRGTALLSLCLQHFLGGLVTTTTFTLMMRCSQLAPSALQQATHYSLLATLELLGKLLMGTLAGALADSLGPRLCFSVFLALSAAPVLYLGLAPSTLA